The following are encoded together in the Strongyloides ratti genome assembly S_ratti_ED321, chromosome : 2 genome:
- a CDS encoding ELM2 domain-containing protein, whose amino-acid sequence MSSTLEASSSKEKSNEGTSQTIRRSKRLGDGRNSFNEFEDPNFDRVRDRDGEKIHIGPLFQADIPDMLKEGEEDKMYDKFKNMEVLWDPKKLHIESLSSFDKLKLDGFLVAAEASGINYTDSLQILGQHNYDPMEACRYIESFEPYHYIKPFTEEEIIAYNSALKHSKEKRFKFVASKIGRPLNEVVAYHYSMRKRSCHMCILDTKVCTCFTVEKYYGDNIVKDRKDCMNCYQKFYADEKALPLKPNDIGIIKLCKPCEVYIRYTGTWRKPVLEFSQPTEDYDMKEKVEIGEPYNSLTTVEDDEENICFYKTESSNFISRNRRPIFPDSHMVAIIHEITNFGNDKDAILLELKKKHNITEYTKDDIDYFITFYSLDYNIPFLIEVANTRRHVAANSTAGQNK is encoded by the exons ATGAGTTCTACATTAGAGGCTTCATCAAGTAAAGAGAAATCAAATGAAGg AACATCACAAACAATTAGACGGTCAAAAAGATTAGGAGATGGTagaaattcttttaatgaaTTTGAAGATCCAAATTTTGACAGAGTTAGAGATAGAGATGGTGAAAAAATTCATATTGGTCCTTTGTTTCAAGCAGACATACCAGATATGTTAAAAGAAGGTGAAGAAGATAAAAtgtatgataaatttaaaaatatggaaGTTTTATGGGATCCAAAAAAGCTTCACATTGAATCATTAAGttcttttgataaattgAAATTAGATGGTTTTTTAGTAGCAGCAGAAGCTTCTGGAATAAATTATACTGATAGTTTGCAAATATTAGGACAACATAATTATGATCCTATGGAAGCATGTAGATATATAGAAAGTTTTGAACCctatcattatataaaacCTTTTACGGAAGAAGAAATTATTGCCTATAATTCAGCATTAAAACATTCAAAAGAGAAAAGGTTTAAATTTGTTGCATCAAAAATTGGAAGACCTTTAAATGAGGTTGTAGCTTATCATTATTCAATGAGAAAACGTAGTTGCCATATGTGCATTTTAGATACAAAAGTTTGCACATGTTTTACggttgaaaaatattatggtGATAATATAGTAAAGGATAGAAAAGATTGTATGAAttgttatcaaaaattttatgcgGATGAGAAAGCACTTCCACTTAAACCTAATGATATAGGtatcataaaattatgtaaacCATGTGAGGTATACATAAGATATACAGGTACTTGGAGGAAACCTGTTCTAGAATTTAGTCAACCAACTGAAGATTATGATATGAAAGAAAAAGTTGAAATTGGGGAGCCATATAATTCTTTAACAACAGTTGAAGATGATGAAGAgaatatatgtttttataaaacagaATCTAGTAATTTTATCAGTCGTAATAGACGACCAATTTTTCCAGATAGTCATATGGTGGCAATAATTCATGAAATTACCAATTTTGGTAATGATAAAGATGCAATTCTtcttgaattaaaaaaaaagcacaATATAACTGAATATACAAAAGATGATATTGactattttataacattctATTCCTTAGATTATAACATTCCATTCCTCATTGAGGTTGCCAATACAAGACGGCATGTTGCCGCAAATTCCACAGCAggacaaaataaataa
- a CDS encoding Ferrochelatase, mitochondrial: MSPINNFDDKTYLKYLKSLVSNHIKFPINSTHRKSKTGILIINTGTPKSYGYWDLRSYLKEFLSDQRVIEVNKFIWYPILYLFILTIRPFKKKKCYKSIWNMEKNESPLLTMSKSQRDKIFKKLSNDVTISFTIDWAFRYGPHNIEERINTLVNEGCDKLIILPLFPQYSQATVGGACDEVYRTMLKLRYQPPLRIIPPYYETQKYIEAIGDSILHKLTKNNIPLEVLLFSYHGIPLKYSQKGDPYGLHCHKTTEFVLEYINNIVEKEPSKYNHIPYTMTTYSSRFGPMEWLKPYTDDTVKNLGEKGCKSLGIISPSFHTDCLETWEELRDDLGQLFIDLSNGGNFVFIDSLNDTENSIDLMCQLINDNIF, encoded by the exons atgtcgccaattaataattttgatgacaaaacttatttaaaatacttaaaaTCACTTGTTTCTAATCACATCAAATTTCCTATAAATAGTACTCATAGAAAATCCAAAACTGGTATACTTATTATAAATACAGGCACACCAAAATCTTATGGTTATTGGGATTTGAGAAGTTATCTTAAAGAATTTTTGTCTGATCAAAGAGTTATTgaagttaataaatttatatggTATCCAattctttatctttttatcCTTACAATACGTccttttaaaaagaaaaaatgttataaaagtatttggaatatggaaaaaaatgaatcaCCATTATTAACAATGTCTAAAAGTCAAagagataaaatttttaaaaaattatctaatgATGTTACAATTTCTTTTACTATTGATTGGGCTTTTAGATATGGACCGCATAATATTGAAGAAAGAATTAATACTCTTGTAAATGAAGGTTGTGataaattaatcattttaccTCTTTTTCCACAATACAGTCAAGCTACTGTTGGTGGTGCTTGCGATGag gtaTATAGAacaatgttaaaattaagatATCAACCACCATTACGTATAATTCCACCATACTATGAAactcaaaaatatattgaagcTATTGGTGATTCAATATTACATAAactaactaaaaataatattccaTTAGAAGTATTACTTTTTTCATATCATGGAATACCACTAAAATATAGTCAAAAAGGTGATCCATATGGATTACATTGTCATAAAACAACAGAATTTGTTTTGGaatacattaataatattgttgaaaaagaaccatcaaaatataatcatattCCATATACTATGACAACATACTCAAGTAGATTTGGTCCAATGGAATGGCTTAAACCATACACAGATGATACTGTTAAAAATCTTGGAGAAAAAGGATGTAAATCTTTGGGTATTATATCACCATCTTTTCATACTGATTGCCTTGAAACGTGGGAAGAATTAAGAGATGACTTGGGACAACTTTTCATTGATTTAAGTAATGGTGGAAATTTTGTCTTTATAGATTCATTAAATGACACTGAAAATTCTATTGATCTTATGTGTcaattaattaatgataatatcttctaa
- a CDS encoding Homeobox domain and Homeodomain-like-containing protein — MEPCPVSWEIKKERVFDKVKARIRILEKEMNINIANDVKIKIFESLNINNNYEISQPKKNSYTYFNKNEIKILEDFYTNNKNPTSKDIENIAIIIKDTKERVRKWIGRKRLCEKKILKK, encoded by the exons atggaACCTTGTCCTGTTTCATGGGagattaaaaaagaaagagTTTTTGATAAAGTTAAAGCAAGAATTCGTATTCTTGAAAAag agaTGAACATTAATATTGCTAatgatgttaaaataaaaatttttgaaagtttaaatattaataataattatgaaatttctcaaccaaaaaaaaattcttatacatattttaataaaaatgag ataaagattcttgaagatttttatacaaataacaaaaatCCAACCTCAaaagatattgaaaatatagcaattataattaaagataCGAAAGAACGAGTACGT AAATGGATTGGCCGTAAACGTCTCTgtgaaaagaaaatattaaaaaaataa
- a CDS encoding WD40 repeat and BING4, C-terminal domain and WD40/YVTN repeat-like-containing domain and WD40-repeat-containing domain-containing protein has protein sequence MSRYYNTGQNKIKKSKTEDPFPGVPEVSEEQKQKHDEGTADLDENAVKTGLQKKKFRTKKQKIASRAEFMARAEIMNKEEDGYIEIDEDDQPTFCISQRDIKILDKYGPYNFDFTPNGRHLVIGGRVGHLASFDWMTKKLHCEINTREEIRCVKWLHNEQLFAAGQLRWTHIYDRQGIEIHCLKQLDRVISMEFLPRHFLLVTGNQKGFLSYLDVTMGKMVSQFQSRQGSLNSMSQNPSNAIILTGAYNGKVAMWSPNVKEPLVEMLAHKSNVSSICVDQTGTYLATAGADKFLRIWDIRNLTPLHAYKLPSMPSCLAFSQKTCIAVGSENIVNVYNDSHLGTMKTPYLRYKCTGAVNKLQFCPYEDVLGVGHSTGYTSLLIPGSGDPNFDGYKVNPFETKKQRQEREVRQLLDKIQPEFITLDSSEINKVNTEKLEDTFAYRAKILRVKAEVPKYIPRKKARGKSKVGKHEQRKQGMKSQLRSEIIQKKKQIVEELGIGKKD, from the exons ATGAGTCGTTATTACAATACAGgacaaaacaaaattaaaaaaagtaaaactGAGGATCCATTTCCAGGAGTTCCTGAAGTTTCAGAAGAACAAAAACAGAAGCATGATGAAGGAACTGCTGATTTAGATGAA aatgcTGTTAAAACTGGActacaaaaaaagaaatttcgtacaaagaaacaaaaaattgCTTCTAGGGCAGAATTTATGGCCAGGGCAGAAATTATGAATAAGGAAGAAGATGGTTATATAGAAATTGATGAAGATGACCAACCAACATTTTGTATTTCACAACGTGACATTAAAA TATTAGATAAATATGGTCCATACAATTTTGATTTTACTCCAAATGGAAGGCATTTAGTTATAGGTGGAAGAGTTGGTCATTTAGCTTCATTTGATTGgatgacaaaaaaattacattgtGAAATTAATACAAGAGAAGAAATTAGATGTGTAAAATGGCTTCATAATGAACAATTATTTGCAGCTGGACAATTAAGATGGACACATATATATGATAGACAAGGTATTGAAATACATTGTTTAAAACAATTGGATAGAGTTATATCAATGGAATTTTTACCAAGACATTTTCTTCTTGTTACAGGAAATCAAAAAGgttttttaagttatttaGATGTTACAATGGGTAAAATGGTTTCCCAATTTCAATCTCGTCAAGGATCTTTAAATTCAATGTCACAGAATCCTTCAAATGCTATTATTTTAACTGGAGCATATAATGGTAAAGTTGCAATGTGGTCTCCAAATGTTAAAGAACCTTTGGTGGAGATGCTTGCACATAAATCAAATGTATCAAGTATATGTGTTGATCAAACAGGAACATATTTAGCAACGGCAGGTGCTGACAAATTTTTGAGAATTTGGGATATAAGGAATTTAACACCTTTACATGCTTATAAACTTCCATCAATGCCTTCATGTTTAGCTTTTTCACAAAAAACTTGTATTGCTGTTGGTAGtgaaaatattgtaaatgtATATAATGACTCACACTTAGGAACTATGAAAACACCATATTTACGATATAAATGTACTGGAGCTGTTAATAAACTTCAATTTTGTCCATATGAAGATGTTCTTGGTGTTGGTCATTCCACTGGTTATACTTCTTTATTAATACCTGGTTCAGGTGATCCTAATTTTGATGGATATAAAGTTAATCCTTTTGAAACCAAAAAACAAAGACAAGAAAGAGAAGTTAGGCAGTTGTTAGACAAAATTCAACCTGAATTTATTACATTAGATTCTTCagaaattaataaagttaataCAGAAAAATTAGAAGATACATTTGCTTACAGGGCAAAAATTCTTCGTGTTAAGGCTGAAGTACCAAAATATATTCCAAGAAAGAAAGCTAGAGGTAAATCAAAAGTTGGAAAACATGAACAAAGAAAACAAGGTATGAAGAGTCAATTAAGATCTGAAATcatacaaaagaaaaaacaaattGTAGAAGAATTGGGAATTggtaaaaaagattaa
- a CDS encoding Regulator of G protein signalling domain and Regulator of G protein signalling superfamily domain and Regulator of G-protein signalling, domain 1-containing protein, with protein MNKSRILHRQYILLYHGYNKVTSTYNSFILEQSIGTLKKDSAISTTVTLELLDFNIVVRTSYNSEILNLPYSDFCDYAKSSKKPLYFGLIFEEGSTKCRRCYIFSIDSNLVNHTFHEKYSILFNFECSQNFSLYSECDQFPSNVDQIIESTNFFRNILSDDFMDCINDNEDEHVSPIHEEFVGNRQKRKVEDKSYACHLLVKRPSLGGDALEEEEEEEEEAVFDYSECYYPTSEKDNNHGSQLLLETSSSNICLFYKTLDDELLRKPFMKFLEEQFCQENLIFYIIVQKYRIISNEGERIVVGKEVIRNHLEENSTYQINIDDKIRKEILKNANEGRYNVELFDGAQFQITEMMKFDLWPRYLKTIDTKQSEPLPQELQKEYPHKPRLSLHSLKNRLLGKKNKKNVDAANYLWNCGVSQNTSENFSIHLDSLGQSFRSTKNTKMQGGSRRSFH; from the exons atgaatAAGTCTAGAATATTACATAGACAATATATTCTTCTTTATCATGGATATAATAAAGTAACATCAacatataattcttttatccTAGAACAG AGTATTggaacattaaaaaaagattcagCTATATCAACAACTGTTACACTTGAATTATTAGATTTTAAT attgtTGTAAGAACATCATATAATtcagaaatattaaatttaccaTATTCTGATTTTTGTGATTATGCAAAATCATCCAAAAAACCATTATATTTTGGGTTAATTTTTGAGGAAGGTTCTACAAAATGTAGAagatgttatatattttcaattgatTCTAATTTAGTTAATCATACATTTCATGAAAAATACagtattctttttaattttgagtGTTCtcaaaatttttctttatattctGAGTGTGACCAATTTCCTTCTAATGTTGATCAAATAATTGAATCTACAAATTTTTTtcgaaatattttatcagaTGATTTCATGGATTgtattaatgataatgagGATGAGCATGTATCACCGATACATGAAGAATTTGTTGGTAATAGACAAAAACGTAAGGTAGAAGATAAATCATATGCCTGTCATTTACTTGTTAAACGACCTTCTTTGGGAGGTGATGCATTAGAGGAGGAGGAGGAAGAAGAAGAGGAGGCAGTTTTTGATTATAGTGAATGTTATTATCCAACATcagaaaaagataataatcaTGGATCACAATTATTACTTGAAACATCCTCTTCtaatatatgtttattttataaaacattagaTGATGAATTGTTAAGAAAACcatttatgaaatttttagaaGAACAATTTTGtcaagaaaatttaattttttatattatagttCAAAAATATAGAATTATTAGTAATGAAGGAGAACGAATTGTTGTTGGAAAAGAAGTTATCAGAAATCATTTAGAAGAAAATTCCACTTATCAAATTAATATAGAcgataaaataagaaaagaaattttaaaaaatgcaAATGAAGGTAGATACAATGTAGAATTGTTTGATGGTGCTCAATTTCAAATAACTGAAATGATGAAATTTGATTTGTGGCCACGTTACTTAAAAACAATTGATACAAAACAAAGTGAACCTTTGCCACAAGAATTACAGAAAGAATATCCACATAAACCAAGATTATCTTTgcatagtttaaaaaataggtTACTtggaaagaaaaataaaaaaaatgtagatGCCGCAAATTACCTTTGGAATTGTGGCGTTTCTCAAAATACTTcagaaaatttttcaatcCATTTAGATTCACTTGGGCAAAGTTTTAGATCCacaaaaaatacaaaaatgcAGGGTGGTTCACGAAGGTCTTTCCATTAA
- a CDS encoding Sepiapterin reductase produces the protein MDHSFNDKKFVAVVTGATEGIGHQLTLSLSEIAGNDSIIYIIGRDIKKLSELRNAINLKYQNIQCVYWCIDFEKDDDEPYEKLSIAFENDIKKDGVQKIGIFHIAGNIGDIKNKAQDIISRKSWDSHLKVNVTSMILLNNNLLKSIRNCSLEYMTTIVSITSLLAIKPFKCFSQYSVGHAAREAFFRSLAIEMPQLRILSYSPGPVKTRLRDYVSKNAYDEDIRYAFSHDDNHESGGRVISTEETIGKLLEYLRKDKYVSGCRVDIFDI, from the exons ATGGATCAttcttttaatgataaaaaatttgttgcAGTTGTTACAG GTGCAACGGAAGGTATTGGACATCAATTGACGTTATCCTTAAGTGAAATTGCAGGAAATGAttctataatatatattattggaagagatattaaaaaattatcagaATTACGTAATGCtattaatttaaagtatCAAAATATTCAATGTGTTTATTGGTGCATTGATTTTGAGAAGGATGATGATGAAccatatgaaaaattatcaattgcatttgaaaatgatattaaaaaagatggtGTTCAAAAGATTGGCATATTTCATATTGCTGGTAATATTggtgatataaaaaataaggcACAAGATATTATTTCAAGAAAAAGTTGGGATTCtcatttaaaagttaatgtAACATCAATGATTTTACTTAATAATAACTTGCTTAAAAGTATCAGAAATTGTAGTTTAGAGTATATGACAACCATTGTATCTATTACATCTCTTTTAGCAATTAAAccatttaaatgtttttctcag tattCTGTTGGGCATGCTGCTAGAGAAGCTTTTTTTAGATCACTTGCCATTGAAATGCCACAACTAAGAATTTTGTCATATTCTCCAGGACCAGTTAAAACAAGGTTGAGAGATTACGTCAGTAAAAATGCTTATGACGAAGATATTCGTTATGCTTTTTCTCATGATGATAATCATGAAAGTGGTGGTCGTGTTATTTCAACAGAAGAAACCATAGGAAAACTTCTTGAATATTTAAGGAAAGATAAATATGTTAGTGGTTGTAGAGTggatatttttgatatttaa
- a CDS encoding Serine/threonine-protein phosphatase 5, producing MNDGKVQKVSNDKKLEQAKTISKSIYQTRKNKLKEVQTKSTIFTNSKNKELKNIQKVNEVQKGKKEKKENYPTQNVSQTQINNLSEFNKNCGQCTELKTSSSYYKTLLMSYLDLIIESYKNNNFNVDATKLITLPIFSNICHRVSEILAAESTLLLINSETQSESFLVLSDIHGAFEVLIYNFFNHHCLPKNKIIILGDYVDKGADDAFICLLLFLCKIVWPNKLFLLRGNHEIRDMNRQKDFPDNCVKLLGDISTFYLFNFVFERMPIAAIWNNNVYLAHGGISQWINSRDDVTNIKRPLKLNRTLKSRLLITDILWSDPYRKTYSKKEEFQKYFCPSKRGCGFAYSKEGLEEIMKCLNVSMVVRGHQTSSKGFVEEYKGICYTIHSKPSSTYDSFGSSCLLYLDDNGNVLLKPLKYKPLVDKEEMLNMLDKLRTVWKNSKSSTYQFQKNCPYCIDKENYINELACQERILITHAQLTMWMTDFKIRTIIEIEFGNKAEKKWKNPEKLLAKFPIYFDFCVWSKIGESVRPNSIMNKKEKEIVYMILKKIENMDDKSILTGNPNLSVDKMPFLCLNQINDNKRKNSNGSSDDSEGGSDSDEIDENISSNDVSEEEEEN from the coding sequence atgaatgatGGAAAAGTTCAGAAAGTAAGTAAcgataaaaaattagaacAAGCAAAGACTATTAGTAAAAGTATATACCAgacaagaaaaaataaactgAAAGAAGTTCAGACAAAAAGTacaatatttacaaatagtaaaaataaagaactaaaaaatattcaaaaagtAAATGAGGTACAAAAAGGcaaaaaagagaaaaaagaaaattatccAACACAAAATGTTTCACAAACTCAAATAAACAATCTTTCagagtttaataaaaattgtggACAATGTACTGAATTAAAGACATCATcaagttattataaaacacTATTAATGTCATATCTTGATCTAATAATtgaaagttataaaaataacaattttaatgtagatgctacaaaattaataacattGCCTATCTTTAGTAATATATGTCATAGAGTTTCAGAAATTTTAGCTGCTGAATcaactttattattaattaatagcGAAACCCAAAGTGAATCATTTCTTGTTCTTTCAGATATTCATGGAGCATTTGAAGttcttatttataatttttttaaccacCATTGTTtaccaaaaaataaaattattattcttgGTGATTATGTTGATAAAGGAGCTGATGATGCATTTATAtgtttacttttatttttatgtaaaattgTTTGGCctaacaaattatttttattgaggGGAAATCATGAAATACGAGATATGAATAGACAAAAAGATTTTCCAGATAATTGTGTCAAACTTCTTGGAGACATAtcaacattttatttatttaactttgTATTTGAAAGAATGCCTATTGCTGCAATATGGAATAATAATGTCTATCTTGCTCATGGTGGAATTTCACAATGGATAAATTCAAGAGATGAtgttacaaatattaaaagaccattaaaattaaatagaaCATTAAAATCCAGATTATTAATTACCGATATTTTGTGGTCTGACCCTTATAGAAAAACATACAGTAAAAAGGAagaatttcaaaaatatttttgtccATCAAAAAGAGGTTGTGGATTTGCTTATAGTAAAGAAGGTTTGGAAGAAATTATGAAATGTTTAAATGTATCAATGGTTGTACGTGGACACCAAACATCAAGTAAAGGATTTGTTGAAGAATATAAAGGTATCTGCTACACAATACATAGTAAACCAAGTTCAACATATGATTCTTTTGGATCTTCATGCTTGTTGTATCTAGATGATAATggaaatgttttattaaaaccattaaaatataaacctTTAGTAGATAAAGAGGAAATGTTAAATATGCTTGATAAATTAAGAACAGTTTGGAAAAATAGTAAAAGTTCAACATatcaatttcaaaaaaattgcCCATATTGtattgataaagaaaattatattaatgaatTGGCATGTCAAGAGAGAATATTAATAACACATGCTCAATTAACAATGTGGATGacagattttaaaattagaacAATTATTGAAATAGAGTTTGGAAATAAAGCtgaaaaaaaatggaaaaatcCCGAAAAATTATTGGCAAAATTTCCTATTTACTTTGATTTTTGTGTTTGGTCTAAGATTGGAGAAAGTGTTAGACCAAATAgtataatgaataaaaaggaaaaagagatagtatatatgatattaaaaaaaatcgaAAACATGGATGATAAAAGTATTCTTACAGGTAATCCAAATTTATCCGTTGATAAAATGCCTTTTCTGTGTTTGAATCAGATTAACGacaacaaaagaaaaaattctAATGGATCTTCTGATGATAGTGAAGGTGGTAGTGATTCTGATGAAATTGATGAAAACATTAGTTCTAATGATGTTTcagaagaagaagaagaaaattaa